A stretch of the Leguminivora glycinivorella isolate SPB_JAAS2020 chromosome 2, LegGlyc_1.1, whole genome shotgun sequence genome encodes the following:
- the LOC125234466 gene encoding growth arrest and DNA damage-inducible protein GADD45 alpha — protein MYKDSVVPVKMESFSGVAAKSPMGQCIKTVLRRACAEKRLTVGLLPAIQYLSSNSTGALFCFTTEAPPGDSATHMQEVLLQAFCDENDIYVIKVDSEAKMRMILGFPALDYSCVLVHSPYTDPFSDSQEIDPSVLTDSEKHLIDHCERNWGCSQVPVIKLPEK, from the exons ATGTACAAGGATTCAGTGGTTCCAGTGAAGATGGAGAGCTTCAGCGGAGTGGCCGCGAAAAG CCCAATGGGCCAATGCATCAAGACGGTGCTCCGACGGGCGTGTGCGGAGAAGCGCCTGACGGTGGGCCTGCTGCCTGCCATCCAGTACCTGTCCAGCAACAGCACGGGCGCGCTGTTCTGTTTCACCACCGAGGCGCCCCCTGGCGACAGCGCCACGCACATGCAGGAGGTGCTGCTGCAGGCCTTCTGCGATGAGAACGACATCTATGTCATTAAG GTTGACTCAGAAGCCAAAATGCGGATGATCCTCGGATTCCCCGCCTTGGATTATAGCTGCGTGTTGGTCCACTCACCATACACAGACCCCTTCAGCGACAGCCAGGAAATAGACCCCTCAGTCCTCACAGACAGCGAGAAACACTTAATTGACCACTGCGAGAGGAACTGGGGATGCTCCCAGGTGCCAGTCATTAAGCTACCCGAGAAGTGA